One Pecten maximus chromosome 7, xPecMax1.1, whole genome shotgun sequence genomic window carries:
- the LOC117331618 gene encoding ETS domain-containing protein Elk-3-like isoform X1, producing MMEDVRHCSASPALSDVSSRNSSDSTEPLTKRLCLSAPVSKAMDSNITLWQFLLELLVSNQHNHIIRWTNNDGEFKLLNAEEVARLWGLRKNKHSMNYDKLSRALRYYYDKNIIKKVMGQKFVYKFVSFPEIVKTENKIPFKVKMETLAQEYGQRVLPHFASYNSVDIKSSANMATSTSKATCVSRMQTEVTSADSTTPSPVTVVVTSVKEEKDMDCHSSSKSSFVPSLTSRGLSPSSLSSHSSSSSSLSSPSISTSGVISKPKPNPLTLSITDSSSTSLTSAITGLPVPSPKIGQTSYPTPIVLASPVGMGPRTPFLHFWSSLSPIATMSPRIGANSAFQFPSFANSHMTLSPMAIPSNFSNVESLATPACVL from the exons ATGATGGAAG atGTGAGACACTGTTCAGCATCCCCCGCTTTGTCCGATGTGTCTTCTCGTAACTCCTCGGACTCCACTGAACCTTTGACCAAGCGACTGTGTCTTTCGGCGCCCGTATCAAAGG CTATGGACTCTAACATCACACTGTGGCAGTTCCTGTTGGAGCTGCTAGTCAGTAACCAACACAATCACATCATCCGCTGGACAAACAATGACGGCGAGTTTAAGCTGCTGAACGCGGAGGAGGTGGCGCGTTTGTGGGGGCTCCGTAAAAACAAGCACAGCATGAACTATGACAAGCTGAGTCGGGCTCTCCGCTACTACTACGAcaaaaacattatcaaaaaaGTTATGGGACAAAAGTTTGTTTATAAATTTGTGTCTTTTCCAGAAATTGtgaaaacagaaaacaaaataccaTTCAAGGTTAAAATGGAAACTTTAGCTCAGGAATATGGTCAAAGAGTGTTGCCACATTTTGCTTCATACAACTCGGTGGATATCAAATCATCGGCAAACATGGCGACTTCTACCAGCAAGGCGACATGTGTTAGTCGTATGCAAACGGAAGTGACGTCAGCAGATAGCACCACTCCGAGTCCGGTGACAGTAGTGGTGACATCTGTTAAAGAAGAAAAAGACATGGATTGTCACAGTTCTTCGAAAAGCAGTTTCGTGCCATCTCTGACATCACGTGGGCTGTCGCCCTCCTCATTATCGTCACATTCATCTTCGTCGTCATCGTTGTCGTCGCCATCCATCAGTACATCGGGTGTAATATCCAAACCCAAACCGAACCCCCTCACTCTCAGCATCACTGACAGTTCGTCTACATCTCTCACCAGTGCCATCACGGGACTCCCTGTACCCAGCCCCAAAATTGGACAGACGAGCTACCCCACACCAATAGTGCTGGCCAGTCCCGTTGGGATGGGCCCCCGTACCCCATTCCTACACTTTTGGAGCTCCCTCAGTCCCATAGCCACAATGAGCCCACGTATTGGTGCCAACTCCGCGTTTCAGTTTCCTTCATTTGCCAACAGTCACATGACTCTGTCTCCAATGGCGATTCCGTCAAACTTTTCCAATGTAGAATCTCTGGCCACACCGGCTTGTGTGTTATGA
- the LOC117331618 gene encoding ETS domain-containing protein Elk-3-like isoform X2, with translation MWLSGRLIKFVVGLIQVWYAMDSNITLWQFLLELLVSNQHNHIIRWTNNDGEFKLLNAEEVARLWGLRKNKHSMNYDKLSRALRYYYDKNIIKKVMGQKFVYKFVSFPEIVKTENKIPFKVKMETLAQEYGQRVLPHFASYNSVDIKSSANMATSTSKATCVSRMQTEVTSADSTTPSPVTVVVTSVKEEKDMDCHSSSKSSFVPSLTSRGLSPSSLSSHSSSSSSLSSPSISTSGVISKPKPNPLTLSITDSSSTSLTSAITGLPVPSPKIGQTSYPTPIVLASPVGMGPRTPFLHFWSSLSPIATMSPRIGANSAFQFPSFANSHMTLSPMAIPSNFSNVESLATPACVL, from the exons ATGTGGTTGTCTGGTAGATTGATCAAATTTGTTGTTGGATTGATCCAAGTATGGTACG CTATGGACTCTAACATCACACTGTGGCAGTTCCTGTTGGAGCTGCTAGTCAGTAACCAACACAATCACATCATCCGCTGGACAAACAATGACGGCGAGTTTAAGCTGCTGAACGCGGAGGAGGTGGCGCGTTTGTGGGGGCTCCGTAAAAACAAGCACAGCATGAACTATGACAAGCTGAGTCGGGCTCTCCGCTACTACTACGAcaaaaacattatcaaaaaaGTTATGGGACAAAAGTTTGTTTATAAATTTGTGTCTTTTCCAGAAATTGtgaaaacagaaaacaaaataccaTTCAAGGTTAAAATGGAAACTTTAGCTCAGGAATATGGTCAAAGAGTGTTGCCACATTTTGCTTCATACAACTCGGTGGATATCAAATCATCGGCAAACATGGCGACTTCTACCAGCAAGGCGACATGTGTTAGTCGTATGCAAACGGAAGTGACGTCAGCAGATAGCACCACTCCGAGTCCGGTGACAGTAGTGGTGACATCTGTTAAAGAAGAAAAAGACATGGATTGTCACAGTTCTTCGAAAAGCAGTTTCGTGCCATCTCTGACATCACGTGGGCTGTCGCCCTCCTCATTATCGTCACATTCATCTTCGTCGTCATCGTTGTCGTCGCCATCCATCAGTACATCGGGTGTAATATCCAAACCCAAACCGAACCCCCTCACTCTCAGCATCACTGACAGTTCGTCTACATCTCTCACCAGTGCCATCACGGGACTCCCTGTACCCAGCCCCAAAATTGGACAGACGAGCTACCCCACACCAATAGTGCTGGCCAGTCCCGTTGGGATGGGCCCCCGTACCCCATTCCTACACTTTTGGAGCTCCCTCAGTCCCATAGCCACAATGAGCCCACGTATTGGTGCCAACTCCGCGTTTCAGTTTCCTTCATTTGCCAACAGTCACATGACTCTGTCTCCAATGGCGATTCCGTCAAACTTTTCCAATGTAGAATCTCTGGCCACACCGGCTTGTGTGTTATGA